The following coding sequences are from one Culex quinquefasciatus strain JHB chromosome 1, VPISU_Cqui_1.0_pri_paternal, whole genome shotgun sequence window:
- the LOC6048415 gene encoding LOW QUALITY PROTEIN: dedicator of cytokinesis protein 3 (The sequence of the model RefSeq protein was modified relative to this genomic sequence to represent the inferred CDS: inserted 2 bases in 1 codon) has protein sequence MWIPTSNKYGVAIHNWHGDVTHGLALDVGDFVEILEETTHWYRGTCPRKPRKVGLFPKTYIQARTAKLDPVVGECTLVLREWSEIWKKLFVEREEYKFTSLRKVMLGLLESRRELLSATLTQDQTYDLQMKVISKIDWGNRKLGLDLVPRLGTLAVDPHKIGIVSLHQVHQASAENAKAASNRGTLRRKVGKKVLTHHLFLCLRDFGHRIGDDAEIYFYLYDGNTNKMRALSERFLVKIAKDGFSTYVDTSHNCTVFTDLGSSDLNQDLYLIANVMRVGKMLHSESVKKGDKFVSNHSYRRPYGVGVLPLGELGQFDQTVESEEKEYSFKIFQCEEKDYHQLHELIIKKASGKFQPINASTQGHYGLVVSLKLIHGGLGQARIEQPVLFQGTAITKKVGFPDVIMPGDVRNDLFLTLDRGEFERVGISTAKNIEVTTLVLDENGRIIQECIATAAGNPLQAYYKTMVLYHNNSPAWNETVRMFVPIDKFSKAHVRFEFRSCSTRDKSDPKLFGFSFARLMEPGGATIADASHELYVYKCEDILKIQPNIYLRLPCSANDKHAHLLESNSPYHRSSKEAFYVTTMLCSTKLTQHSDLLSLLQWRNHPERIQDSLQRLLRIQNEELIKFLQDVLDALFAMFSTDDGNSTPHSGLVFHVLVSIFSLMQSSKFQHFKPVMDAYIKDHFAAPLVYKGLLSSVQHLADWMTTAENLEPILQCFTSLEFIFKLIIQSRKLFAHASGGQYEDKFKHDLFAVFGSLNNMLPVSGSPHILPTQEALLSSIGVVFEQLRAIITKSELETLVKTMLDAVXKDAQPPLIQAKLKAIKDMVSGQMFQDDDTRSVILNIACKHLRTHLARRDELRLCSEILAEILIKLHEAKVKSGEKPSNAIQHDLDTLFSNIFPNMMQTITVLGNGGNESLVCSLFAVMLGLMQLLDESHYQRMWDRLCTGGNNKDVKEFIQQCLNIFKDILEQDWIIFSKDWLVMKMSANEVLRKTLEELAKPLVYRFLGPQSFDSQLWWSYFSVAVIFLTQPSLQIEQYHETKRRKILSTHGDMRVAMGFQILSMWAQLGEHKLHFIPSMVGPFLEVTLVPEPALRKATFTVFYDMMQCEQVSRGSFRLVESELIDKLDLLISENKGDDEYRELFSTMEQLCLALLERVQAENPPWRESGTAFISSVTRLLERLLDYRSVMQGDENRDKRMTCTVNLLNFYNDEINRKEMYVRYIYKLLDLHLGAENYIEAGLTLRLYADMLSWDSESVSDESNGPREWEQKEKIYKNIINYFDKGKCWEKGIPLCKELAMFYERKRFDYNRLSDVLIQEAKFFQNILTQLRPEPEYFRVGYYGTGFPSFVRNKQFIYRGLEYERIGAFIQRLQIEFPTAQILDKKHYPPDSSILNSPEQRFHVVNVRPISDPSHLKSAKVTVPEKISKYYEVNDVTKFQYDRPVHKGVVDKENEFKSLWIERTIYDIQQPLPGILRWFEVTNASIHELTPVEFACETVANVNKELSDLIVQYRLEPKRNLNPFTMRLQGSVDANVNGGFNKYQDAFFSERYSKSPEGLGQALHVQRLKRLIFEQMQILRQALELHRSLAPDEVLPLHNRLSEAFLELEKSTAEWKTNINIPTKPLPPLPIQQQYHQPQPHQVGSVPGDRSSAHQNYFAEDHDETYTYLNRKTLSLSGIVPMTAMTSSPLPAPQVPPRDSMCSSPSAPPLPPRGHTPDKRNSNPMPFSEFEQHQQGSVPARPRSKKYSLYEISLNDSIGCYGSPRSSGELKHYDLGAAAAASFNRDSGISTSSQELNNLNAGGQTASHHHYHQPITAVVPVGVPPPPPLEDFNISFNGNGTPSATTPRGHQKTNSNPEAYNFTTIQDHKMNSINNSISKLANGGQGAPPPPIPPKSASLQHQHSVPLATTHHLQQHQRNQSLNLSQNSSSDGGDGISLNDISPAPPPQFNDNFSDNSFSGDECELLGGSADTAAYCVPRISGTNSLGRRSVNNGDGGVELERPRRRWRVGSRWFRCGTTMTRRRFSTRERERG, from the exons AAAACTAGGCTTAGATTTAGTACCGCGATTAGGTACGCTAGCGGTCGATCCGCACAAGATTGGTATCGTGTCGTTGCACCAGGTTCATCAGGCTTCGGCCGAAAATGCCAAAGCAGCTTCG AATCGTGGCACGTTGCGCCGCAAGGTCGGCAAAAAGGTGCTCACCCACCATCTGTTCCTGTGTCTGCGGGACTTTGGCCACCGCATCGGGGACGACGCCGAAATTTACTTTTACCTGTACGACGGCAACACGAACAAGATGCGCGCCCTGTCCGAGCGGTTCCTGGTGAAGATCGCCAAGGATGGGTTCTCGACGTACGTGGACACGTCGCACAACTGTACGGTGTTTACGGACTTGGGTTCGTCGGATCTGAACCAGGATCTGTACCTGATTGCGAACGTGATGCGGGTGGGCAAGATGCTGCACTCGGAGTCGGtgaagaagggggacaagtttgTGAGCAACCACTCGTACAGGCGACCGTACGGCGTTGGAGTGCTTCCGCTTGGGGAGTTGGGACAGTTTGATCAGACGGTCGAGTCGGAGGAGAAGGAGTACAGTTTTAAGATCTTCCAGTGCGAAGAGAAGGACTACCATCAGCTGCACGAACTGATCATCAAGAAGGCTAGCGGGAAGTTTCAGCCGATCAACGCGAGCACCCAGGGACACTACGGGTTGGTGGTGTCGTTGAAGTTGATCCATGGAGGGTTGGGTCAGGCGAGGATCGAACAGCCGGTTCTGTTTCAGGGTACTGCCATAACCAAAAAGGTCGGTTTTCCCGATGTGATAATGCCGGGTGATGTGCGGAACGATCTCTTCCTAACGCTGGATCGTGGAGAGTTCGAACGGGTTGGAATCAGTACGGCAAAGAACATCGAGGTTACCACGCTGGTGCTGGATGAAAATGGCCGAATCATTCAGGAGTGTATCGCAACGGCGGCTGGAAACCCGCTGCAAGCGTACTACAAAACCATGGTTCTGTATCACAACAACTCTCCGGCGTGGAACGAAACGGTTCGAATGTTTGTTCCGATCGATAAGTTTAGCAAAGCTCACGTTCGGTTTGAGTTCCGAAGTTGTTCAACGCGGGACAAGTCCGACCCCAAATTGTTCGGGTTCAGTTTTGCACGGCTCATGGAACCTGGCGGAGCGACGATCGCCGATGCGTCCCACGAGCTGTACGTGTACAAATGCGAGGACATTCTGAAGATTCAGCCAAATATCTACCTTCGGTTACCGTGCTCAGCCAATGACAAGCATGCCCATTTGTTGGAGTCCAACTCGCCGTATCACCGCAGCTCGAAAGAGGCTTTCTACGTCACGACGATGCTCTGCTCGACAAAGCTAACGCAGCACAGTGACCTCCTGTCGCTGCTTCAGTGGCGCAACCATCCGGAACGAATACAAGACTCTCTCCAGCGGCTGCTTCGAATACAGAACGAAGAGTTGATCAAGTTTCTGCAGGACGTCCTGGACGCCCTCTTTGCCATGTTTTCCACCGACGACGGAAACAGTACTCCCCACTCGGGGCTCGTGTTTCACGTGCTCGTTTCGATCTTCAGCCTCATGCAGAGCAGCAAGTTCCAGCACTTTAAACCCGTAATGGACGCGTACATCAAGGATCACTTTGCGGCTCCACTGGTCTACAAGGGATTGCTCTCCTCCGTTCAACACCTAGCCGACTGGATGACGACCGCCGAGAACCTCGAACCAATCCTGCAGTGCTTCACCTCGCTCGAGTTCATCTTCAAGCTGATCATCCAAAGCCGGAAGCTGTTTGCGCACGCTTCCGGAGGCCAATACGAGGACAAGTTCAAGCACGACCTGTTTGCCGTGTTTGGTTCGCTCAACAACATGCTCCCCGTGTCGGGCAGTCCGCACATCCTTCCAACCCAGGAAGCCCTGCTCAGCTCGATCGGCGTCGTTTTTGAACAGCTGCGCGCGATCATCACCAAGTCCGAGCTGGAAACCCTAGTCAAAACCATGCTGGACGCCGT TAAAGATGCCCAACCGCCGCTCATCCAGGCGAAGCTCAAAGCCATCAAGGACATGGTCTCCGGACAAATGTTCCAAGACGACGACACCCGCTCGGTGATCCTCAACATTGCCTGCAAGCACCTGCGAACCCACCTGGCCCGAAGGGACGAACTACGGCTCTGTTCGGAAATCCTGGCGGAAATCCTCATCAAACTGCACGAAGCCAAAGTAAAGTCCGGCGAAAAGCCGTCCAACGCCATCCAGCACGACCTGGACACACTGTTCTCCAACATCTTCCCAAACATGATGCAAACCATCACCGTGCTCGGCAACGGAGGCAACGAATCGCTCGTCTGTTCGCTCTTCGCCGTCATGCTCGGCCTGATGCAACTCCTCGACGAATCTCACTACCAGCGGATGTGGGACCGGCTGTGCACCGGCGGAAACAACAAAGACGTCAAGGAATTCATCCAGCAGTGTCTCAACATCTTCAAGGACATCCTCGAGCAGGACTGGATCATCTTCTCCAAGGACTGGCTCGTGATGAAAATGTCCGCCAACGAAGTGCTACGGAAAACTCTAGAAGAACTCGCCAAACCGCTCGTGTACCGATTCCTCGGCCCGCAGTCGTTCGACTCCCAGCTGTGGTGGTCCTACTTTAGCGTAGCGGTAATCTTCCTCACCCAACCGTCGCTCCAGATCGAGCAGTACCACGAAACGAAACGGCGCAAGATCCTGAGCACCCACGGCGACATGCGCGTCGCGATGGGCTTCCAAATCCTGAGCATGTGGGCCCAGCTCGGCGAACACAAGCTCCACTTTATCCCGTCGATGGTGGGCCCGTTCCTGGAGGTGACGCTTGTGCCGGAGCCGGCGCTGCGGAAGGCCACGTTCACCGTGTTCTACGACATGATGCAGTGCGAACAG GTCTCTCGTGGATCCTTTCGCTTGGTGGAAAGTGAGCTTATAGACAAGCTGGACCTTCTGATCAGCGAAAACAAGGGTGACGATGAGTATCGCGAACTATTCAGCACCAT GGAACAGTTGTGTCTAGC CTTGCTGGAACGCGTCCAGGCGGAGAATCCCCCGTGGCGCGAGTCGGGCACGGCGTTCATCTCGTCCGTGACGCGGCTGCTCGAGCGTCTGCTGGACTACCGCAGCGTGATGCAGGGCGACGAAAACCGCGACAAACGCATGACCTGCACCGTCAACTTGCTCAACTTTTACAACGACGAAATCAACCGCAAGGAGATGTACGTGAG GTACATCTACAAGCTATTGGATTTGCACCTGGGTGCGGAAAACTACATCGAGGCCGGGTTGACGTTGAGGTTGTACGCGGACATGCTGTCCTGGGACAGCGAATCCGTGTCGGACGAGTCGAACGGGCCGCGCGAGTGGGAGCAGAAGGAGAAGATCTACAAGAAT ATCATCAACTACTTCGACAAGGGAAAGTGCTGGGAGAAGGGAATTCCACTGTGCAAGGAGCTGGCCATGTTCTACGAGCGCAAGCGGTTCGACTACAACCGGTTGAGCGATGTGCTCATTCAGGAGGCCAAGTTCTTCCAGAACATCCTGACGCAGCTGCGACCCGAGCCCGAGTACTTCCGGGTGGGCTACTACGGCACCGGCTTTCCGTCGTTTGTAAGG AACAAGCAGTTCATCTACCGCGGGCTGGAGTACGAACGCATCGGGGCGTTCATCCAGCGGCTCCAGATTGAGTTCCCGACGGCGCAAATCCTCGACAAGAAGCACTACCCGCCGGACAGCTCGATCCTGAACTCGCCCGAGCAGCGCTTCCACGTGGTCAACGTGCGCCCCATCTCCGATCCGAGCCATCTCAAGAGTGCCAAAGTGACCGTCCCGGAGAAGATCTCCAAGTATTACGAG GTCAACGATGTTACCAAGTTCCAGTACGACCGTCCCGTGCACAAGGGCGTCGTCGACAAGGAGAACGAGTTCAAGTCGCTGTGGATCGAGCGGACGATCTACGACATTCAGCAGCCGCTGCCGGGCATTCTGCGGTGGTTCGAGGTTACTAATGC TTCAATTCACGAACTAACGCCGGTGGAGTTTGCCTGCGAGACGGTGGCCAACGTGAACAAGGAGCTGTCGGACTTGATCGTGCAGTATCGGTTGGAGCCGAAGCGCAACCTGAACCCGTTCACGATGCGGCTGCAAGGTTCGGTGGACGCGAACGTCAACGGTGGCTTCAACAAGTACCAGGATGCGTTTTTCTCCGAGCGTTACAGCAAATCGCCGGAAGGGCTTGGGCAGGCACTGCACGTGCAGCGGCTTAAGCGGTTGATCTTCGAGCAGATGCAGATTTTGAGGCAGGCGTTGGAGCTGCACCGTAGTCTGGCTCCGGACGAGGTGCTTCCGCTGCATAACCGGCTGTCGGAGGCGTTCTTGGAGCTGGAAAAGTCAACCGCCGAGTGGAAGACTAATATAAATATTCCAACGAAACCGCTGCCGCCGTTGCCGATCCAGCAGCAGTATCACCAACCTCAGCCGCACCAAGTTGGGTCGGTTCCCGGTGACCGAAGTTCCGCCCACCAAAACTACTTTGCGGAAGATCACGACGAAACGTACACCTACTTGAACCGAAAGACGCTTTCGCTTTCGGGGATCGTCCCGATGACGGCGATGACTTCATCCCCACTTCCTGCTCCGCAAGTTCCACCGCGTGACTCAATGTGCTCGTCCCCGTCGGCACCGCCCCTTCCTCCGCGAGGTCACACCCCGGACAAGCGCAACTCCAACCCGATGCCGTTTAGCGAGTTCGAACAGCACCAGCAGGGTTCGGTTCCGGCGAGGCCGCGCTCCAAAAAGTACTCTCTCTACGAGATATCTCTGAACGACAGCATCGGCTGCTACGGCAGTCCGCGGAGTTCTGGCGAGCTCAAGCACTACGACCTCGGAGCGGCGGCCGCCGCGTCCTTCAACCGTGACTCGGGCATTTCAACCAGCTCCCAAGAGCTGAACAACCTCAACGCAGGAGGTCAAACAGCCAGTCACCATCACTACCACCAGCCGATCACGGCGGTCGTCCCGGTAGGCGTTCCCCCGCCTCCTCCCCTCGAAGATTTCAACATTTCCTTCAACGGCAACGGAACCCCGTCGGCAACAACCCCCCGAGGCCACCAAAAAACCAACTCCAACCCGGAAGCGTACAACTTTACCACCATCCAGGACCACAAAATGAACTCGATCAACAATTCAATCAGCAAGCTGGCCAACGGCGGCCAAGGCGCCCCACCCCCACCCATCCCCCCGAAATCCGCCTCGCTCCAGCATCAACATTCCGTTCCGTTGGCCACGACCCATCACTTGCAGCAGCACCAGCGGAACCAGTCGCTGAACCTCAGCCAAAACTCCTCCTCGGACGGGGGCGACGGAATCAGCTTGAACGACATCAGCCCGGCACCGCCGCCCCAGTTCAACGACAACTTTAGCGACAACTCGTTCAGCGGGGACGAGTGCGAACTGCTCGGGGGGAGTGCGGACACGGCCGCGTATTGCGTGCCCCGGATTTCCGGGACGAACAGTTTGGGCAGGCGGTCGGTGAACAATGGGGACGGTGGGGTGGAGTTAGAACGTCCCCGCCGACGATGGCGGGTGGGGTCACGATGGTTCCGATGCGGCACGACGATGACGAGGAGGAGATTTTCtactagagagagagagagagggtga
- the LOC6048416 gene encoding pre-mRNA-splicing factor RBM22, whose translation MAMSKTTNTYNRQNWEDSEFPILCQTCLGDNPYVRMIKERYGKECKICTRPFTIFRWCPGARMRFKKTEICQTCSKLKNVCQTCLLDLEYGLPTQVRDAALKIQDKIPESDVNKEYYIQTIEGQLKAAGDNTVAAGVVGKSLAASDMLAKLARTAPYYKRNLPHICSFWVKGECKRGEECPYRHDKPVEPDDPLSEQNIRDRYYGRNDPVADKLMKRAASIPTLDPPEDKTITTLYVGNLGEHITEVDIRDNFYHYGEIRSVSLVPRQQCAFVQYTKRSAAELAAEKTFNKLVLGGKKLTIKWAHSQAKSTAYAQSSVPRNNRIFDPVPGLPGQLPMPPNPNDYFNLQASEMAVLPAGMKIHQLPPGLIPGAPTGGYYGQQQPSGSGASAAAGSSSQVLVPPSLPNPGGMQQMHYPSQDPARLGALKK comes from the exons ATGGCGATGTCCAAGACGACCAACACGTACAATCGTCAAAATTGGGAGGATTCG GAATTTCCCATTCTGTGCCAGACGTGCCTCGGCGATAATCCGTACGTCCGGATGATTAAGGAGCGCTACGGAAAGGAGTGCAAAATCTGCACCCGGCCGTTCACGATCTTCCGGTGGTGTCCGGGTGCGCGGATGCGCTTCAAGAAGACGGAGATTTGCCAAACGTGCAGCAAGCTGAAGAACGTCTGCCAGACGTGTCTGCTGGATCTGGAGTACGGTCTGCCGACGCAGGTTCGCGACGCGGCGCTCAAGATTCAGGACAAGATCCCGGAGAGCGATGTCAACAAGGAGTATTACATTCAGACCATCGAGGGTCAGCTGAAGGCGGCTGGGGATAACACGGTGGCGGCGGGAGTCGTGGGCAAGTCGCTGGCCGCGAGCGACATGTTGGCCAAGCTGGCTAGGACGGCGCCGTACTACAAGCGGAACTTGCCTCACATTTGTTCGTTCTGGGTGAAGGGCGAGTGCAAACGTGGTGAAGAGTGTCCGTACCGGCACGACAAACCCGTCGAACCGGACGATCCGCTGTCGGAGCAGAACATTCGTGACCGTTACTACGGTCGGAACGATCCGGTGGCGGATAAGCTGATGAAGCGCGCAGCATCCATTCCAACGCTGGACCCACCGGAGGATAAAACCATCACCACCTTGTACGTGGGTAATCTCGGCGAGCACATCACCGAGGTGGACATTCGGGACAACTTCTACCATTACGGCGAGATCCGTTCGGTTTCGCTGGTCCCACGGCAGCAGTGCGCCTTCGTGCAGTACACCAAACGATCGGCCGCCGAACTGGCCGCGGAGAAGACCTTCAACAAGCTGGTCCTCGGCGGCAAAAAGCTCACCATCAAGTGGGCCCACTCGCAAGCCAAATCTACCGCGTACGCCCAAAGTAGCGTGCCGCGGAACAATCGAATCTTCGACCCCGTTCCGGGACTGCCCGGCCAGCTGCCGATGCCACCGAATCCCAACGACTACTTCAACCTGCAAGCTTCGGAGATGGCCGTTCTGCCGGCGGGTATGAAAATTCACCAGCTGCCACCGGGCTTGATTCCGGGAGCGCCCACCGGAGGCTATTACGGCCAACAGCAGCCGTCCGGTTCGGGGGCGTCCGCAGCTGCGGGCTCTTCTTCTCAGGTGCTGGTTCCACCGTCGTTGCCCAATCCGGGCGGCATGCAGCAGATGCACTACCCAAGCCAGGATCCGGCCCGGTTAGGTGCCCTCAAAAAGTAG